Proteins encoded in a region of the Sulfurimonas marina genome:
- the rplQ gene encoding 50S ribosomal protein L17, which produces MRHRHGYRKLGRTSAHRKALLQNLSISLIEHGKIETTAVKAKELRSYVEKLITVAGKGDSNAHRAVFATLQNKEATKKLVNEVAPKYVERAGGYTRITRTRIRRGDATPMAFIELV; this is translated from the coding sequence ATGAGACATCGTCATGGATATCGTAAACTTGGACGTACAAGTGCTCACCGTAAAGCACTTTTACAAAATCTAAGTATTTCATTAATTGAACATGGTAAGATTGAAACTACTGCTGTTAAAGCAAAAGAACTTCGTTCTTACGTTGAAAAACTAATCACTGTAGCTGGTAAAGGTGATAGCAATGCACATAGAGCTGTATTCGCTACTTTACAAAACAAAGAAGCTACAAAAAAATTAGTAAACGAAGTAGCTCCTAAATACGTTGAGCGTGCTGGTGGTTATACAAGAATCACTAGAACTCGTATTCGTCGTGGTGATGCTACACCAATGGCTTTCATCGAGCTTGTTTAA
- a CDS encoding aldo/keto reductase encodes MSSFAFGTYRVTDLNPLHIEALKEALYSGIKLIDTSSNYTDGGAERAIAKALNSIEQEYRDVEIVSKFGYIQGTNMMLHKENPFEEVVEYSPECYHSISPSFMQDQLKRSLERLQLNKIDCYLLHNPEYFLYDGLKKGLQKEEILDQMYQRIYKVFVALEKEVQNGTIGSYGISSNSFSKPENADDFLPYTDLLTLAKNAAIEAGSEQHSFTTLQLPINLLEQEGLKCATWAKENGLRVLVNRPLNAFKDSLMFRLADYDEPLDYYHNLNELLEVCDTEALKPLFNLIEQMDENKHKYGWIGDYDMFVNSQIIPHIKKTIEKLDKEVIETLLAYIDRFLVSYRDMVAYECSKATRIQLKNLLEDCDKKLQECAFEFLQNQDSIDYILVGMRKPSYVAEVLALKE; translated from the coding sequence ATGAGTAGTTTCGCATTTGGAACTTATAGAGTTACCGATCTAAACCCTTTACATATTGAAGCTTTAAAAGAAGCATTGTATTCGGGAATCAAACTTATCGATACATCCTCAAACTATACAGACGGCGGTGCGGAACGTGCGATCGCAAAAGCATTAAATAGCATAGAACAAGAGTATAGAGATGTAGAGATTGTAAGTAAGTTTGGATATATTCAGGGGACGAATATGATGCTTCATAAGGAGAATCCTTTTGAAGAGGTTGTAGAGTATAGCCCTGAGTGCTATCATTCGATCTCCCCGTCATTTATGCAAGATCAACTAAAACGTTCATTAGAGAGACTGCAGCTAAATAAAATAGATTGCTATCTGCTTCATAATCCGGAGTATTTTTTATATGACGGTTTGAAAAAAGGTCTTCAGAAAGAAGAGATACTTGATCAGATGTATCAACGTATCTATAAAGTGTTTGTAGCATTAGAGAAAGAAGTTCAAAACGGCACTATTGGCTCATACGGGATCAGTTCAAACTCTTTTTCAAAACCTGAAAATGCAGATGATTTTTTACCATATACAGATTTACTAACATTGGCAAAAAATGCTGCCATTGAAGCGGGTAGTGAACAACATAGTTTTACAACGCTACAGCTTCCTATCAATCTGTTAGAGCAAGAGGGCTTGAAATGTGCAACTTGGGCAAAAGAAAACGGTCTAAGAGTGCTTGTTAACCGTCCACTAAATGCTTTTAAAGACTCGTTAATGTTTAGACTGGCTGATTATGATGAACCGTTAGATTATTATCATAACCTGAATGAACTGCTTGAAGTATGTGATACAGAGGCATTAAAACCACTTTTTAACTTGATTGAGCAGATGGATGAGAATAAACATAAATATGGTTGGATAGGTGATTACGATATGTTCGTAAACTCTCAAATAATTCCCCATATTAAAAAAACTATTGAAAAGCTTGATAAAGAGGTAATAGAAACACTTCTTGCTTATATTGACAGGTTTTTAGTATCATATAGAGATATGGTAGCTTATGAATGCTCAAAAGCTACAAGGATTCAGTTGAAAAATCTACTTGAAGATTGTGATAAAAAACTGCAAGAGTGTGCATTCGAATTTTTGCAGAATCAGGACTCTATAGATTATATTCTTGTAGGGATGAGAAAACCGAGTTACGTCGCGGAAGTTCTTGCTTTAAAAGAGTAG
- a CDS encoding NifU family protein, whose translation MIPFTDEELMEPVKAVIDKVRPSLALDGGDIDFITVKNGNVYVQLKGACVGCSSSGTTLKYGVERQLRMDIHPELCVVNVPFGMENDIDNL comes from the coding sequence ATGATTCCATTTACAGATGAAGAACTGATGGAGCCGGTAAAAGCCGTTATAGACAAGGTAAGACCTTCTTTAGCGTTAGATGGCGGTGATATCGATTTTATTACAGTAAAAAATGGGAATGTATATGTTCAATTAAAAGGTGCTTGTGTAGGTTGTTCTTCAAGCGGAACAACTTTAAAGTATGGAGTTGAACGTCAATTAAGAATGGATATCCATCCAGAGTTATGTGTAGTAAACGTACCTTTTGGAATGGAGAATGATATCGACAATCTATAA
- a CDS encoding UDP-N-acetylmuramoyl-L-alanyl-D-glutamate--2,6-diaminopimelate ligase produces the protein MKIALPDHDYKYVTENSQECDSETAFVLTTQNEKYLQNAKDNGAHSIIKVEDIADAFGVNDIKIIGITGTNGKTTTASALYSFLLDLGYKVGMQGTRGLFINDEVIEGKTLTTPSVLNTYKHIYQARDMGCDFFIMEVSSHAIVQKRIEGLNFELKILTNITQDHLDYHKTLEEYIHVKNSFFQDEGKKLINKDEERAKFNFKNTYTYGIENPATYKLMAYSLNEGSSGIIQHFQEIVPFTASLHGFFNLYNLMAAISAAHLLTGKKLEEIADVVDNFAGVSGRMEQVCELPNVIVDFAHTPDGMAQVLNALKEKELIVVFGAGGDRDRSKRPMMGRVASNLAKKIIVTTDNPRFEEPESIVEDILSGIEDKSNVTVELNRKKAIEMALDMQEEDEVVVILGKGDESYQIIYDQKLPFDDREVVRELLNI, from the coding sequence TTGAAAATAGCTTTACCAGACCACGACTATAAATATGTAACTGAAAATTCTCAAGAGTGTGATTCTGAGACAGCTTTCGTTTTAACGACACAAAATGAAAAATATCTTCAAAATGCAAAAGATAACGGTGCGCATTCAATCATAAAAGTTGAAGATATAGCAGATGCTTTTGGTGTAAATGATATTAAAATCATTGGTATTACGGGGACAAATGGAAAAACTACAACGGCAAGTGCCCTGTACTCTTTTTTACTTGATCTCGGATACAAAGTTGGTATGCAAGGTACACGCGGGCTTTTTATTAACGATGAAGTTATAGAAGGTAAAACACTTACTACACCTTCCGTGTTAAATACTTACAAACATATCTATCAAGCACGTGACATGGGATGTGATTTTTTTATTATGGAAGTGAGCTCTCATGCAATTGTGCAAAAACGTATAGAGGGTTTGAATTTTGAGTTAAAAATTCTTACAAACATTACGCAAGATCATCTTGACTATCATAAAACGCTTGAAGAGTATATACACGTAAAGAATAGCTTTTTCCAAGATGAAGGGAAAAAACTTATCAACAAAGATGAAGAGAGAGCAAAGTTCAACTTTAAAAATACCTATACATACGGTATAGAGAACCCTGCAACTTATAAGCTTATGGCATACTCTTTAAATGAAGGAAGCAGCGGAATTATTCAGCACTTTCAAGAGATAGTTCCTTTTACAGCTTCACTACACGGCTTTTTTAACCTTTATAATCTTATGGCAGCTATCTCGGCAGCACACTTGCTAACGGGTAAAAAACTTGAAGAGATAGCAGATGTAGTTGATAATTTTGCAGGTGTGAGCGGGAGAATGGAACAAGTTTGTGAACTCCCTAATGTCATTGTAGATTTTGCTCATACTCCAGACGGTATGGCACAAGTGCTTAATGCTCTTAAAGAAAAAGAACTTATTGTAGTGTTTGGTGCAGGTGGAGATCGTGACAGAAGTAAAAGACCGATGATGGGTCGTGTTGCATCTAACTTGGCTAAAAAGATTATTGTAACAACTGATAATCCACGTTTTGAAGAGCCTGAATCTATTGTAGAAGATATCCTTTCCGGGATAGAAGACAAATCAAATGTAACGGTTGAGTTAAATCGTAAAAAAGCTATTGAGATGGCTTTAGATATGCAAGAGGAAGATGAAGTGGTCGTAATCCTTGGAAAAGGGGATGAGAGTTACCAAATCATCTATGATCAAAAACTTCCGTTTGATGATAGAGAAGTGGTGAGAGAGCTTTTAAATATCTAA
- a CDS encoding outer membrane protein, protein MKKLLLFFTLLSTLYGEAKIYVGANAAYQYEIFTTTKKKAFNTTENINLKIGYGDINAYAVEFSIDYAKNDSNILSPNDGDKYGFNVELLKAFDFDLFFNPFVKVGIGAGSMDVERTLQTSVTYGSFNFGGGVFIPMSEHVDFEIGYLYKSITYEKFNLLDELQEISSDQQNSYIGVNFRF, encoded by the coding sequence TTGAAAAAACTTTTACTATTTTTTACACTACTTTCTACACTCTACGGTGAGGCAAAAATTTATGTAGGTGCAAATGCCGCTTACCAATATGAAATTTTTACTACAACTAAGAAAAAAGCTTTTAACACGACTGAGAATATCAACTTAAAAATCGGATATGGTGATATCAATGCCTATGCAGTAGAGTTCTCAATCGATTATGCTAAAAACGATTCAAATATTCTCTCTCCTAATGACGGTGATAAATACGGCTTTAACGTTGAGCTGCTAAAAGCATTTGATTTTGATCTATTCTTTAACCCTTTTGTTAAAGTGGGTATAGGTGCAGGTTCAATGGATGTTGAGAGAACTTTGCAAACAAGCGTTACATATGGTTCTTTTAACTTCGGCGGAGGGGTGTTTATCCCAATGAGTGAACATGTTGATTTTGAGATAGGTTACCTCTATAAATCAATTACATATGAAAAATTCAATCTTTTAGATGAATTGCAAGAGATAAGTTCAGACCAACAAAACAGCTATATCGGCGTTAACTTTAGATTTTAG
- a CDS encoding (2Fe-2S) ferredoxin domain-containing protein, translating into MGIPQPAFYIFKCEQSAPPGMPKPSCVTPQTQDLFQYLAQSLMKQGVMGTVQPIRTSCMNRCQMGPVMLVEPGHTMYAGLTKEKIDRIIEEHILGGNVVEEYVIDKEMWDEPISPADMKKQMGM; encoded by the coding sequence ATGGGTATCCCTCAACCAGCTTTTTATATCTTCAAATGTGAGCAGTCAGCTCCTCCAGGTATGCCAAAGCCATCATGTGTAACACCTCAAACTCAAGACCTTTTCCAGTATCTAGCACAAAGTTTAATGAAACAAGGTGTAATGGGTACAGTTCAACCAATCAGAACATCTTGTATGAACAGATGTCAAATGGGTCCTGTTATGTTAGTAGAACCGGGTCATACAATGTATGCAGGATTAACTAAAGAAAAAATCGATAGAATTATTGAAGAACATATCTTAGGCGGAAACGTTGTTGAAGAGTATGTAATCGATAAAGAGATGTGGGATGAGCCAATCTCTCCTGCCGATATGAAAAAACAAATGGGAATGTAA
- the panD gene encoding aspartate 1-decarboxylase codes for MQIEMLYSKIHRATVTDANLNYVGSITIDEELLEASKMRVGQKVEILNINNGERFSTYIILGERGKRDICLNGAAARKVHKGDKVIIVAYATYDEKELETYKPRVVLLNDENNIDEVVESI; via the coding sequence ATGCAAATTGAAATGCTTTACAGCAAAATTCATCGTGCTACTGTTACAGATGCGAACTTAAACTATGTGGGTTCAATTACGATCGATGAAGAGCTTTTAGAAGCTTCAAAGATGAGAGTTGGACAAAAAGTTGAGATCTTAAACATCAACAACGGTGAAAGATTTTCAACTTACATCATTTTAGGTGAGCGTGGAAAACGTGACATCTGTTTAAATGGTGCAGCTGCAAGAAAAGTGCATAAAGGTGATAAAGTGATCATCGTTGCTTATGCTACTTATGATGAAAAAGAGCTTGAAACTTATAAGCCAAGAGTAGTTTTACTCAATGATGAAAATAATATCGACGAAGTTGTAGAGAGTATATAA
- a CDS encoding YbaB/EbfC family nucleoid-associated protein, with amino-acid sequence MFGNMGDLSEMLKGFEQQAQSLKDELAKKTFSVKSGGGMVELTLNGNGEVIDLNIDDELLSDKDSLQILLIGAINDANKMVQQNQQQSAMGMLGGMNPFGGSK; translated from the coding sequence ATGTTCGGCAATATGGGTGATTTAAGTGAAATGCTAAAAGGTTTTGAGCAACAAGCGCAAAGTCTTAAAGATGAACTGGCAAAAAAAACTTTCTCTGTAAAATCGGGCGGGGGTATGGTAGAACTTACTCTTAACGGTAACGGAGAGGTTATAGACTTAAACATCGATGATGAACTTTTAAGTGATAAAGACTCTTTACAGATTCTTCTTATTGGTGCAATCAATGATGCCAATAAAATGGTTCAACAAAACCAACAACAAAGTGCTATGGGCATGTTGGGTGGTATGAATCCGTTTGGTGGGAGTAAATAG